In the genome of Microbacterium saperdae, one region contains:
- a CDS encoding PAS domain-containing sensor histidine kinase yields MNAATPRDRAENRWYRLFDNPSPLLKQAPTTIAIVVGALVAWLNPDLAFVQGFAALAGIAIVLLATVHAAILSGLRVYDGWVVLIIPMIDILGLGLFRAGTGGASSIFGSLVLLPVVWIAAAPGIRYVFVVGGLTSLALLMPYFASPPDTPIEWLRGVVGPLVFSAMAAVVNELSRQQRVRAEQAERLVAERTAALTDNVAMLVQLREKELQNQVLVDSYEGLWSSITAQAVIGTDRAGRITAWNPGAERLLGISYAEAMQDVRVDRFFPDSVLTMLAQDCPGGADPLETPELAQGVKALFARVDAEQIVDGDLSVTTAAGTTVPARVTVSPHRDGDGTQQGYLLVVTDESRAVEVARMKDEFVGMISHELRTPLSAIIGFLDLLQNDPGQPLTDDQQEFVGIIERNAQRLLNLVGDLLFTAQVESGRFPLDRADADVAELVRSAVVSAGPHAQREGIALTADVPDVPVRALVDPGRIGQALDNLLSNAIKFTAPGGSVTARLALVDGGVQISVRDTGVGIPEDEQGMLFTRFFRASTATQNAVPGVGLGLTITRAIVIAHGGAMDVESEEGVGTEFRFTLPAAPRTEVLNTLSLPE; encoded by the coding sequence GTGAACGCCGCGACGCCTCGGGATCGGGCCGAGAACCGCTGGTACCGGCTGTTCGACAATCCGAGCCCGCTGTTGAAGCAGGCGCCCACGACGATCGCGATCGTCGTGGGCGCCCTCGTGGCCTGGCTCAACCCCGATCTCGCCTTCGTTCAGGGGTTCGCGGCTCTCGCGGGCATCGCCATCGTGCTGCTCGCGACGGTGCACGCCGCCATCCTCAGCGGATTGCGGGTGTACGACGGCTGGGTCGTGCTGATCATCCCGATGATCGACATCCTCGGACTGGGACTCTTCCGGGCGGGAACGGGCGGGGCCTCGTCGATCTTCGGATCACTCGTGCTGCTTCCCGTGGTGTGGATCGCCGCGGCGCCGGGCATCCGTTACGTGTTCGTCGTGGGCGGCCTCACCTCGCTCGCTCTGCTCATGCCGTACTTCGCCAGCCCGCCGGACACTCCTATCGAGTGGCTGCGCGGAGTGGTCGGGCCGCTGGTCTTCTCGGCGATGGCCGCAGTCGTGAACGAGCTGTCGCGTCAGCAGCGCGTGCGCGCCGAGCAGGCGGAACGACTCGTGGCCGAGCGGACTGCGGCGCTGACCGACAACGTCGCGATGCTCGTGCAGTTGCGCGAGAAGGAGCTGCAGAACCAGGTCCTGGTCGACTCCTACGAGGGCCTGTGGTCGTCGATCACCGCGCAGGCGGTCATCGGAACCGATCGCGCGGGGCGCATCACGGCATGGAACCCCGGTGCGGAGCGCCTCCTCGGCATCAGCTACGCCGAGGCGATGCAGGATGTGCGCGTCGATCGCTTCTTCCCGGATTCCGTGCTCACGATGCTGGCGCAGGACTGCCCCGGGGGTGCGGATCCGCTCGAGACTCCCGAGCTCGCCCAGGGCGTCAAGGCGCTGTTCGCCCGCGTCGACGCCGAGCAGATCGTCGACGGCGACCTGTCGGTGACGACGGCGGCGGGCACGACGGTCCCCGCCCGCGTGACCGTCAGCCCGCACCGGGACGGCGACGGCACGCAGCAGGGGTACCTGCTGGTCGTGACCGACGAGAGCAGGGCCGTCGAGGTCGCGCGCATGAAGGACGAGTTCGTCGGGATGATCTCTCATGAGCTGCGCACCCCGCTGAGCGCCATCATCGGATTCCTCGATCTGCTGCAGAACGACCCAGGACAACCGCTCACCGACGATCAGCAGGAGTTCGTCGGCATCATCGAGCGCAACGCGCAACGCCTGCTCAATCTCGTGGGTGACCTGCTGTTCACCGCTCAGGTCGAGTCGGGCCGATTCCCCCTCGACCGTGCCGATGCCGACGTCGCGGAGCTCGTGCGCTCCGCCGTCGTCTCCGCGGGGCCGCACGCCCAGCGCGAGGGCATCGCCCTCACGGCCGATGTTCCGGATGTGCCGGTGCGTGCTCTCGTCGATCCGGGGCGCATCGGTCAGGCGCTGGACAACCTGCTCTCCAACGCGATCAAGTTCACCGCCCCAGGCGGCAGCGTGACCGCGCGCCTCGCCCTGGTCGACGGCGGTGTGCAGATCTCGGTGCGCGACACCGGCGTCGGCATCCCCGAGGATGAGCAGGGGATGCTCTTCACCCGCTTCTTCCGCGCGTCGACAGCCACGCAGAACGCCGTGCCCGGAGTCGGACTGGGTCTCACGATCACCCGGGCGATCGTGATCGCGCACGGGGGAGCGATGGATGTCGAGAGCGAGGAGGGCGTCGGGACGGAGTTCCGGTTCACGCTCCCGGCCGCCCCGCGCACCGAGGTGCTGAACACCCTCAGCCTTCCGGAGTGA
- a CDS encoding response regulator: MSGRPLALVVEDSADQTALLRRYLDREGFDVFAAADAEAAIAAFSDIDPVVAVLDLLLPGISGQECAGLVRERFPDCFLVISSVLDATDYPPADAALPKPIVGADMHEILRRVQR, translated from the coding sequence GTGAGCGGCCGACCGCTCGCTCTCGTCGTCGAGGACAGCGCCGATCAGACCGCGCTGCTGCGCCGGTACCTCGACCGCGAGGGCTTCGACGTCTTCGCCGCGGCTGACGCGGAAGCCGCGATCGCCGCGTTCTCCGACATCGATCCCGTCGTGGCGGTGCTCGATCTCCTCCTGCCGGGGATCTCCGGCCAGGAGTGCGCGGGTCTGGTGCGTGAGCGCTTCCCCGACTGCTTCCTCGTGATCAGCTCCGTCCTCGACGCCACGGACTACCCGCCGGCGGATGCGGCGCTCCCCAAGCCGATCGTCGGAGCCGACATGCACGAGATCCTGCGGCGGGTGCAGCGGTGA